In Pseudomonas rhizosphaerae, one DNA window encodes the following:
- the pcaC gene encoding 4-carboxymuconolactone decarboxylase: protein MDEKERYNEGLKVRRAVLGEAHVERSLNNLTEFNSEFQEMITRHAWGDIWTRPGLPRHTRSLITIAMLIGMNRNEELKLHLRAAASNGVTREEIKEVLMQSAIYCGIPAANATFHLAESVWDELGVESRQ from the coding sequence GTGGACGAGAAAGAACGCTACAACGAAGGACTGAAAGTCCGGCGTGCCGTGTTGGGCGAGGCCCACGTGGAACGCAGCCTGAACAACCTGACCGAGTTCAACAGCGAGTTCCAGGAGATGATCACCCGCCATGCGTGGGGCGATATCTGGACCCGTCCGGGGCTGCCGCGGCACACGCGCAGCTTGATCACCATTGCCATGCTGATCGGCATGAACCGCAACGAAGAACTCAAGCTGCACCTGCGCGCGGCCGCCAGCAATGGCGTAACTCGCGAAGAGATCAAGGAAGTCCTGATGCAGAGTGCTATCTACTGCGGCATTCCGGCGGCCAATGCGACGTTTCACCTGGCCGAATCGGTCTGGGATGAGCTGGGCGTCGAATCACGCCAGTGA
- a CDS encoding MFS family transporter — MTTVHYTGEERKKRIFAIVGASSGNLVEWFDFYVYAFCAIYFAPAFFPSDDPTVQLVNTAGVFAAGFLMRPIGGWLFGRVADKHGRKNSMMISVLMMCAGSLVIACLPTYATIGVWAPIILLLARLFQGLSVGGEYGTTATYMSEVALRGQRGFFASFQYVTLIGGQLLAVLTVVILQQFLDEQELRAWGWRIPFFVGAVAAIISLLLRRTLEETSTAETRNDKDAGSIAGLFKNHSAAFITVLGYTAGGSLIFYTFTTYMQKYLVNTAGLHAKTASLIMTGALFLYMCMQPLFGMLADRIGRRTSMLWFAGLGTLCTLPILMVLKTVTSPFLAFVLITLALAIVSFYTSISGLVKAEMFPPQVRALGVGLAYAVANALFGGSAEFVALNLKNMGNENAFYWYVTVMMAIAFLFSLRLPKQPKYLHSDH, encoded by the coding sequence ATGACAACAGTTCATTACACCGGTGAGGAGCGCAAGAAGCGCATTTTCGCAATCGTCGGCGCGTCATCGGGCAATCTGGTGGAGTGGTTCGACTTCTACGTCTACGCCTTCTGTGCCATCTATTTCGCCCCCGCATTCTTTCCCTCCGACGACCCCACCGTGCAGTTGGTCAACACCGCCGGGGTGTTCGCGGCGGGCTTCCTGATGCGTCCCATCGGTGGCTGGCTGTTCGGCCGGGTGGCCGACAAGCATGGCCGCAAGAACTCGATGATGATCTCGGTGCTGATGATGTGCGCCGGCTCGCTGGTGATCGCCTGCCTGCCGACCTACGCCACCATCGGCGTCTGGGCGCCGATCATCCTGCTGCTGGCCCGTCTGTTCCAGGGCCTTTCGGTGGGCGGTGAATACGGCACCACGGCGACTTACATGTCGGAAGTCGCATTGCGCGGCCAGCGTGGTTTCTTCGCGTCATTCCAGTACGTGACCCTGATCGGCGGGCAACTGCTGGCGGTGCTCACCGTGGTCATTCTCCAGCAGTTCCTGGACGAGCAGGAGCTGCGCGCATGGGGCTGGCGTATCCCGTTCTTCGTCGGTGCCGTGGCGGCGATCATCTCGCTGTTGCTGCGTCGCACCCTGGAAGAAACCAGCACCGCCGAGACCCGCAACGACAAGGACGCCGGCAGCATTGCCGGACTGTTCAAGAATCACAGCGCGGCGTTCATCACCGTGTTGGGCTACACCGCGGGTGGCTCGCTGATTTTCTACACCTTCACCACCTACATGCAGAAGTACCTGGTCAACACGGCCGGCCTGCACGCCAAGACCGCCAGCCTGATCATGACCGGCGCGCTGTTCCTGTACATGTGCATGCAGCCGCTGTTCGGCATGCTCGCCGACCGCATCGGCCGACGCACCTCCATGCTCTGGTTCGCCGGGCTCGGCACCTTGTGCACACTGCCGATCCTCATGGTATTGAAGACCGTCACCAGCCCGTTCCTGGCTTTCGTGCTGATCACCCTGGCCCTGGCCATCGTCAGCTTCTATACCTCGATCAGTGGTCTGGTCAAAGCCGAGATGTTCCCGCCCCAGGTGCGCGCGCTGGGCGTTGGCCTGGCCTACGCGGTGGCCAACGCCTTGTTCGGTGGATCGGCGGAGTTCGTCGCCCTGAACCTGAAGAACATGGGCAACGAAAACGCGTTCTACTGGTACGTGACGGTCATGATGGCAATTGCTTTCCTGTTCAGCCTGCGCCTGCCCAAGCAGCCCAAGTACCTGCATTCCGACCACTGA
- a CDS encoding CoA transferase subunit A, with protein MAAILSLTDAVKQFVNDGDTVALEGFTHLIPTAAGHEIIRQGKKDLTLVRMTPDLIYDQLIGAGCARKLIFSWGGNPGVGSLHRLRDAVEKQWPQPLEIEEHSHADLANAYVAGASGLPFAVLRAYAGSDLPKVNPLIKTVTCPFTGEVLAAVPSVRPDVTVIHAQKADRKGNVLLWGILGVQKEAALAAKRCIVTVEEIVDDLNAPMNSCVLPTWALAAVCHVPGGAHPSYAHGYTERDNVFYQAWDPIARDRATFTAWIDTYIRGTQDFSEYQAKLASAAQVTP; from the coding sequence ATGGCTGCAATCCTGTCGCTCACCGATGCGGTGAAGCAATTCGTCAACGATGGTGACACCGTCGCGCTCGAAGGCTTCACCCACCTGATTCCAACCGCTGCCGGCCACGAGATCATTCGGCAGGGCAAGAAAGACCTGACCCTGGTCCGCATGACCCCCGACCTGATCTACGATCAGTTGATCGGCGCCGGTTGCGCTCGCAAATTGATCTTCTCGTGGGGTGGCAACCCCGGTGTCGGTTCGCTGCACCGATTGCGCGATGCGGTCGAGAAACAGTGGCCGCAGCCGCTGGAGATCGAAGAACACAGTCATGCCGACTTGGCCAATGCCTACGTTGCCGGTGCCTCCGGCCTGCCGTTCGCGGTGCTCCGGGCTTACGCCGGTTCCGACCTGCCCAAGGTCAACCCGCTGATCAAGACGGTCACCTGCCCCTTCACCGGCGAAGTGCTCGCGGCCGTGCCTTCGGTACGCCCCGACGTCACGGTGATTCACGCGCAGAAAGCCGACCGCAAGGGCAACGTGCTGTTGTGGGGCATCCTTGGCGTGCAGAAGGAAGCGGCCCTGGCCGCCAAGCGCTGCATCGTCACGGTCGAGGAAATCGTCGATGACCTCAACGCGCCGATGAACAGCTGCGTGTTGCCGACCTGGGCGTTGGCCGCCGTGTGCCACGTGCCCGGTGGTGCGCATCCTTCCTATGCGCACGGCTACACCGAACGCGACAACGTGTTCTACCAGGCCTGGGACCCGATCGCCCGCGACCGGGCGACCTTCACCGCCTGGATCGACACGTACATCCGCGGTACCCAGGACTTCAGCGAATACCAGGCGAAACTGGCCAGCGCAGCGCAGGTGACCCCATGA
- the pcaD gene encoding 3-oxoadipate enol-lactonase → MAQVKLADGELDYRLQGPEDKPVLVLSNSLGTDRHMWDGQMAAFTEHFQVLRYDTRGHGQSLVTPGTYTIEQLGGDVLALLDALNLDKVHFCGLSMGGLIGQWLGINAGERLHKLVICNTAAKIGTQDVWNPRIEMVLGQGAAAMQSLRDASIARWFTPAFAEANPQETKRITDMLAATSPQGYAANCAAVRDADFREQLAAIQVPLLVIAGTEDAVTTPADGQFIVEQVKGAEYAEFTAAHLSNVEIGAPFSDRVVEFLLR, encoded by the coding sequence GTGGCACAGGTGAAACTCGCCGATGGCGAACTCGACTACCGTCTGCAAGGCCCGGAGGACAAGCCGGTACTGGTGCTGTCCAACTCATTGGGCACCGACCGACACATGTGGGACGGCCAGATGGCCGCCTTCACCGAACATTTCCAGGTGCTGCGCTACGACACCCGTGGTCATGGCCAGTCGCTGGTCACTCCAGGGACGTACACCATCGAGCAGTTGGGCGGCGACGTCCTGGCGTTGCTCGATGCCCTGAACCTGGACAAGGTGCATTTCTGCGGCCTGTCCATGGGCGGGCTGATCGGCCAATGGCTGGGCATCAATGCCGGCGAGCGCCTGCACAAGCTGGTGATCTGCAACACGGCGGCGAAAATCGGTACCCAGGACGTGTGGAATCCACGGATCGAAATGGTCCTTGGCCAAGGTGCGGCGGCCATGCAGTCGCTGCGCGATGCGTCCATCGCACGTTGGTTCACCCCGGCATTCGCCGAGGCCAATCCGCAGGAAACCAAACGCATCACCGACATGCTCGCCGCCACCTCGCCCCAGGGCTACGCTGCCAATTGCGCTGCCGTGCGCGATGCCGATTTTCGTGAGCAGTTGGCTGCCATCCAGGTGCCGCTGCTGGTGATCGCAGGCACCGAGGACGCCGTCACCACGCCGGCCGACGGGCAGTTCATCGTCGAGCAGGTGAAGGGCGCAGAGTACGCCGAGTTTACTGCTGCACACCTGTCCAACGTCGAAATCGGTGCGCCGTTCAGCGACCGAGTCGTCGAATTTCTGTTGCGCTGA
- the pcaF gene encoding 3-oxoadipyl-CoA thiolase, with amino-acid sequence MMRDVFICDAVRTPIGRFGGSLAHVRADDLAAVPIKALLERNPQVDWAQLDEVFMGCANQAGEDNRNVARMALLLAGLPEGVPGVTLNRLCASGMDAVGTAFRAIASGEMELAIAGGVESMSRAPFVMGKADAGFSRNMKLEDTTIGWRFINPLMKAQYGVDAMPQTADNVADDCQVSREDQDAFAVRSQQRTAAAQAAGFFAEEIVPVRIPGKKGETVVEQDEHPRADTTLETLARLKPVNGADKTVTAGNASGVNDGAAAMILASAEAVEKYGLKARGRVLGMASAGVAPRVMGVGPVPAVRKLLERLNLAVEDFDVIELNEAFASQGLAVLRDLGLADNAAQVNPNGGAIALGHPLGMSGARLVLTALHQLEKSGGKRGLATMCVGVGQGLALAVERV; translated from the coding sequence ATGATGCGTGACGTCTTCATTTGCGATGCAGTGCGCACCCCCATCGGCCGCTTTGGCGGCAGCCTGGCTCACGTGCGCGCCGACGACCTGGCAGCAGTGCCGATCAAGGCGCTGCTCGAACGCAACCCGCAGGTGGATTGGGCGCAGCTGGACGAGGTGTTCATGGGCTGCGCAAACCAGGCCGGCGAAGACAACCGCAACGTCGCACGCATGGCGCTGCTGCTGGCCGGTCTGCCCGAGGGCGTCCCCGGTGTGACCCTCAACCGTCTGTGCGCTTCGGGCATGGATGCGGTGGGCACCGCGTTTCGCGCCATCGCCAGTGGCGAGATGGAGCTGGCGATCGCCGGTGGCGTCGAATCGATGTCGCGTGCGCCCTTTGTCATGGGCAAGGCCGATGCCGGTTTTTCCCGCAACATGAAACTGGAGGACACCACCATCGGTTGGCGTTTCATCAACCCCCTGATGAAGGCCCAGTACGGCGTCGATGCAATGCCGCAGACGGCGGATAACGTGGCTGATGATTGCCAGGTGTCCCGTGAAGACCAGGACGCCTTCGCCGTGCGCAGCCAGCAGCGCACCGCTGCCGCACAGGCTGCGGGTTTCTTCGCCGAAGAAATCGTGCCGGTACGTATTCCGGGCAAGAAGGGCGAAACCGTGGTCGAGCAGGACGAACATCCGCGCGCCGATACCACCCTGGAAACCCTGGCCAGGCTCAAGCCGGTCAACGGCGCCGACAAGACGGTGACTGCGGGCAATGCCTCGGGGGTCAACGACGGCGCCGCCGCGATGATCCTCGCCAGCGCCGAGGCGGTGGAAAAATATGGCCTCAAGGCCCGTGGCCGCGTGCTGGGCATGGCCAGCGCCGGGGTAGCGCCGCGGGTCATGGGCGTGGGGCCGGTGCCGGCCGTGCGCAAACTGCTCGAACGCTTGAACCTGGCGGTCGAGGACTTCGACGTGATCGAGCTCAACGAGGCATTTGCCAGCCAGGGTTTGGCAGTGCTGCGCGACCTGGGGCTGGCGGACAACGCGGCCCAGGTCAATCCGAACGGCGGGGCGATTGCCTTGGGTCATCCGTTGGGGATGAGCGGGGCGCGGCTGGTGCTGACGGCGTTGCATCAGTTGGAGAAGAGCGGCGGCAAGCGGGGGTTGGCGACGATGTGCGTGGGGGTAGGGCAGGGGTTGGCGTTGGCGGTCGAGCGGGTTTGA
- a CDS encoding 3-carboxy-cis,cis-muconate cycloisomerase encodes MSQPPNNQLFDVYFTAPAMRQIFCDHGRVQGMLDFEAALARAQARVDVIPGAAVAPIEAACKAELYDFHALAQAIASAGNSAIPLVKMLGKAIATTDADAERYVHLGATSQDVMDTGLVLQLLAALDLIEADLQRLGEALSQQARRHATTVMPGRTWLQHATPVTLGMKIAGWLGALTRSRQRLRELRPRLACLQFGGASGTLAALGEQAMPVARALAQELHLNLPDQPWHTQRDRLVELASVLGLVAGSLGKLGRDVSLLMQTEAAEVFEPSAPGKGGSSTMPHKRNPVGAAVLIGAATRVPGLVATLFSAMPQEHERSLGLWHAEWETLPEICCLVSGALQQALAIAEGLQVDPERMRVNLDLTQGLVLAEAVSIVLAQRIGRDRAHHLLEQCCKQAVAQGRHLRAVLGDEPQVTEQLDADELDRLLDPSHYLGQAQVWVERAVAEHDLLNA; translated from the coding sequence ATGAGCCAACCACCGAACAACCAGTTGTTCGATGTCTACTTCACTGCTCCCGCCATGCGCCAGATCTTCTGCGACCATGGACGGGTGCAGGGCATGCTCGATTTCGAAGCCGCATTGGCCCGGGCCCAGGCTCGCGTCGACGTGATACCTGGTGCGGCAGTCGCCCCTATCGAAGCCGCTTGCAAAGCCGAGCTGTACGATTTTCATGCCCTTGCGCAGGCCATTGCCAGCGCTGGCAATTCGGCCATCCCCTTGGTCAAGATGCTCGGCAAGGCCATCGCCACGACCGACGCCGATGCCGAGCGCTATGTGCATCTGGGCGCAACCAGCCAGGACGTCATGGACACCGGGCTGGTCCTGCAATTGCTGGCGGCGCTCGATCTGATCGAAGCCGACCTGCAGCGTCTGGGCGAAGCCCTGAGCCAGCAGGCCCGTCGCCATGCAACCACGGTGATGCCCGGGCGTACCTGGCTGCAACACGCCACGCCCGTCACCCTGGGCATGAAGATCGCTGGCTGGCTCGGCGCCCTGACCCGCAGCCGGCAACGCCTGCGCGAGCTCAGGCCACGGCTGGCCTGCCTGCAGTTCGGCGGTGCTTCGGGCACTTTGGCTGCTCTCGGCGAACAGGCAATGCCGGTGGCCCGGGCGCTGGCCCAGGAACTGCACCTGAACCTGCCCGACCAGCCCTGGCATACCCAGCGCGACCGGCTGGTGGAACTGGCCTCGGTGCTTGGCCTGGTGGCCGGCAGCTTGGGCAAGCTGGGCCGCGACGTCAGCCTGTTGATGCAGACCGAAGCGGCGGAAGTGTTCGAGCCGTCCGCGCCGGGCAAGGGCGGTTCGTCGACCATGCCGCACAAGCGCAATCCGGTCGGTGCGGCAGTGCTCATCGGCGCTGCCACCCGAGTGCCGGGGCTTGTGGCGACGCTGTTCAGCGCCATGCCCCAGGAACATGAGCGCAGCCTGGGGCTGTGGCATGCCGAATGGGAAACCCTCCCAGAGATCTGCTGCCTGGTCTCCGGTGCGCTGCAACAGGCCCTGGCCATTGCCGAAGGACTGCAGGTCGACCCTGAGCGCATGCGGGTGAACCTGGACCTGACCCAGGGCCTGGTGCTGGCCGAAGCCGTCAGCATCGTGCTGGCCCAGCGGATCGGTCGCGACCGCGCGCATCACCTGTTGGAGCAATGCTGCAAGCAGGCCGTCGCCCAGGGCAGGCACCTGCGCGCGGTGCTCGGCGACGAGCCGCAGGTGACCGAGCAACTGGATGCCGATGAACTCGACCGTCTGTTGGACCCTTCGCACTACCTGGGCCAGGCCCAGGTGTGGGTCGAGCGGGCCGTGGCCGAACATGACCTTTTGAATGCGTAA
- a CDS encoding CoA-transferase subunit beta, with protein sequence MTYSTNEMMTVAAARRLRNGAVCFVGIGLPSKAANLARLTSSPDVVLIYESGPIGAKPSVLPLSIGDGELAETADTVVPTGEIFRYWLQGGRIDVGFLGAAQVDRFGNINTTVVGDYHQPKVRLPGAGGAPEIAGSAKSVLIILKQSHRSFVEKLDFVTSVGHGEGGDSRKRLGLPGQGPVGIITDLCIMEPEAGSNEFVVTSIHPGVTREQITAATGWQVRFADDVQTTAEPDTTELEALRALEARTAAAHGQAPGEA encoded by the coding sequence ATGACTTACTCCACCAACGAGATGATGACCGTCGCCGCCGCCCGACGCCTGCGCAACGGCGCAGTGTGCTTCGTCGGCATCGGCCTGCCGTCCAAAGCCGCCAACCTGGCCCGTCTGACGTCCTCACCCGATGTGGTGCTGATCTATGAGTCCGGCCCCATCGGCGCCAAGCCCAGCGTGTTGCCGCTGTCCATCGGTGACGGCGAACTGGCGGAAACCGCGGACACCGTGGTGCCCACCGGGGAAATCTTTCGCTACTGGCTGCAAGGTGGACGCATCGACGTCGGCTTTCTCGGCGCCGCCCAGGTCGACCGTTTCGGCAACATCAACACCACCGTGGTGGGCGACTACCACCAGCCCAAGGTGCGCCTGCCCGGCGCCGGTGGCGCGCCGGAAATTGCCGGTTCGGCCAAGAGCGTGTTGATCATTCTCAAGCAGTCGCACCGCAGCTTCGTCGAGAAGCTCGACTTCGTCACCTCGGTGGGCCATGGCGAGGGGGGCGATTCGCGCAAGCGCCTGGGCCTTCCAGGACAGGGGCCGGTAGGGATCATCACCGACCTGTGCATCATGGAGCCCGAAGCCGGCTCCAACGAATTCGTGGTGACGTCCATCCACCCCGGCGTGACTCGCGAGCAAATCACCGCCGCCACTGGCTGGCAGGTGCGCTTCGCGGACGATGTGCAGACCACGGCCGAACCGGACACCACCGAACTTGAAGCGCTGCGCGCCCTGGAAGCGCGCACCGCAGCCGCCCACGGCCAGGCGCCGGGAGAAGCATGA